The following coding sequences lie in one Ostrea edulis chromosome 8, xbOstEdul1.1, whole genome shotgun sequence genomic window:
- the LOC125661274 gene encoding uncharacterized protein LOC125661274 isoform X1 — MPRSAGVSSKKMAAAMSKTPQKIYFNDNECIICGFRFVETVEDSDGTQRCVKHFNKKLKLTTDRVKSIEVCIDEVITINDQTQGVCVPCYRSVERLQNLMSTVESLKLKITSNYKNTTKQMSLLVPSPSRRLITTKRLVNSPFRVNKMKPPDLPAPLANFRVHYPTKIKPLTEVVNTEGLSHLNLPTCNLLPIVLKQIEVAKSPMQDELECKTKAKPTKRTLFSSDAKKTCEPGEIEVSIFVVHFILFEILSVFLCNTLMTHGPAHTFGKWHFFSIKALKVIIPRGEIKFD; from the exons ATGCCGAGAAGCGCGGGAGTTTCATCGAAGAAGATGGCGGCGGCCATGAGCAAAACGCcgcagaaaatatatttcaacgaCAATGAGTGCATAATATGTGGGTTTCGTTTTGTGGAaactgttgaggatagtgacGGAACCCAGcgatgtgtaaaacactttaaCAAAAAACTGAAATTAACAACCGATCGTGTTAAATCAATTGAAGTGTGCATTGATGAGGTGATCACAATCAATGATCAGACCCAGGGTGTTTGTGTTCCCTGCTACCGTTCTGTGGAGCGATTACAGAATCTCATGAGTACTGTCGAGAG TCTGAAACTGAAGATAACATCGAACTACAAAAATACCACAAAGCAGATGTCCTTATTAGTGCCTTCACCAAGTAGAAGATTGATCACAACAAAGAGACTAGTCAACAGTCCATTTCGAGTGAACAAAATGAAACCACCAGATCTTCCTGCACCACTGGCAAATTTTAGAGTTCATTATCCTACGAAAATAAAACCACTCACAGAAGTTGTAAACACTGAAG GGTTATCACATTTGAATCTTCCAACTTGCAACCTGCTGCCCATTGTTTTAAAGCAAATAGAAGTTGCCAAGTCACCAATGCAAGATGAATTGGaatgcaaaacaaaagcaaagcCAACCAAAAGGACACTATTTTCCTCTGATGCCAAGAAAACATGTGAACCTGGTGAAATTGAGGTAAgtatttttgttgttcatttcATTCTTTTTGAAATACTTTCAGTTTTTCTTTGCAACACATTAATGACACATGGTCCTGCTCATACTTTTGGAAAGTGGCATTTCTTTTCAATTAAGGCTTTAAAAGTAATAATACCTAGGGgagaaattaaatttgattaa
- the LOC125661274 gene encoding uncharacterized protein LOC125661274 isoform X2 → MPRSAGVSSKKMAAAMSKTPQKIYFNDNECIICGFRFVETVEDSDGTQRCVKHFNKKLKLTTDRVKSIEVCIDEVITINDQTQGVCVPCYRSVERLQNLMSTVESLKLKITSNYKNTTKQMSLLVPSPSRRLITTKRLVNSPFRVNKMKPPDLPAPLANFRVHYPTKIKPLTEVVNTEGLSHLNLPTCNLLPIVLKQIEVAKSPMQDELECKTKAKPTKRTLFSSDAKKTCEPGEIEEHAVGFQEHCKGNTFMFLLLLCST, encoded by the exons ATGCCGAGAAGCGCGGGAGTTTCATCGAAGAAGATGGCGGCGGCCATGAGCAAAACGCcgcagaaaatatatttcaacgaCAATGAGTGCATAATATGTGGGTTTCGTTTTGTGGAaactgttgaggatagtgacGGAACCCAGcgatgtgtaaaacactttaaCAAAAAACTGAAATTAACAACCGATCGTGTTAAATCAATTGAAGTGTGCATTGATGAGGTGATCACAATCAATGATCAGACCCAGGGTGTTTGTGTTCCCTGCTACCGTTCTGTGGAGCGATTACAGAATCTCATGAGTACTGTCGAGAG TCTGAAACTGAAGATAACATCGAACTACAAAAATACCACAAAGCAGATGTCCTTATTAGTGCCTTCACCAAGTAGAAGATTGATCACAACAAAGAGACTAGTCAACAGTCCATTTCGAGTGAACAAAATGAAACCACCAGATCTTCCTGCACCACTGGCAAATTTTAGAGTTCATTATCCTACGAAAATAAAACCACTCACAGAAGTTGTAAACACTGAAG GGTTATCACATTTGAATCTTCCAACTTGCAACCTGCTGCCCATTGTTTTAAAGCAAATAGAAGTTGCCAAGTCACCAATGCAAGATGAATTGGaatgcaaaacaaaagcaaagcCAACCAAAAGGACACTATTTTCCTCTGATGCCAAGAAAACATGTGAACCTGGTGAAATTGAG GAGCATGCTGTTGGATTTCAAGAACATTGTAAAGGAAATACTTTCATGTTTCTTTTACTACTATGTtcaacttga
- the LOC130049511 gene encoding uncharacterized protein LOC130049511 translates to MRNGQTPSDRLEGFISKIEDFHRLMNFLEAIHKQTYSTDSASDRGTLHYYRNLTNARGAKGKVKNAYRDYKMLYNAVLDAICSLIFLKESGMNDLEGDFLFPDDFPNFSSRDKIMWFNDLIRPMIQKYFFDSKTDIFDNTREIVSDQTHPENYWISNLQDGRFKCHHCDKTYAQAGSLQVHEKKIHQVDIPKPRKKKYVPEDELYDYILSVFKLVILHKNLDTAVDMADGPRSVRSASYELPLYNKTNKTKYLIGSIHLAALTKEGTLPCELRETLIANRFVNLQGGRSNNLALDEYVELLNRDSKIV, encoded by the exons ATGAGGAATGGGCAGACTCCCTCTGATAGACTTGAAGGGTTCATTTCTAAGATTGAGGATTTTCATCGGCTCATGAACTTCCTTGAG GCAATCCACAAACAGACTTACTCCACCGATTCTGCATCAGATAGGGGAACTCTTCACTACTACAGAAACCTTACCAATGCAAGAGGAGCAAAGGGGAAAGTAAAGAATGCGTACAGGGATTATAAAATGCTGTACAACGCCGTCCTGGATGCAATTTGTAGCttgatatttttgaaagaatCTGGAATGAATGATTTGGAGGGAGACTTTCTTTTCCCAGATGATTTCCCTAATTTTTCATCTAGAGACAAAATCATGTGGTTTAATGATCTGATAAGGCCAATGATTCAGAAATACTTTTTTGATTCCAAAACAGACATTTTTGATAACACGAGGGAAATTGTAAGTGACCAAACACATCCAGAAAATTACTGGATTTCTAATCTTCAGGACGGCCGTTTCAAGTGTCATCATTGTGACAAAACATATGCTCAAGCTGGCAGTTTACaggttcatgagaagaaaatCCATCAAGTAGATATTCCCAAACCAAGGAAGAAGAAATATGTACCAGAGGATGAGTTATATGACTACATTTTAAGTGTATTCAAACTTGTGATTTTACACAAAAATTTAGACACAGCAGTAGATATGGCCGATGGACCAAGAAGTGTGAGATCAGCATCATATGAACTACCATTATACAATAAAACTAACAAAACCAAGTATTTAATTGGATCGATACATTTGGCTGCTCTTACAAAAGAAGGAACTCTTCCCTGTGAACTGCGCGAGACTCTTATTGCTAACCGATTCGTTAATCTTCAGGGTGGACGAAGTAACAACTTAGCTTTAGATGAATATGTAGAACTTCTAAATAGAGACAGCAAAATAGTTTGA